From the Lathyrus oleraceus cultivar Zhongwan6 chromosome 4, CAAS_Psat_ZW6_1.0, whole genome shotgun sequence genome, one window contains:
- the LOC127137671 gene encoding uncharacterized protein LOC127137671 has translation MLLSEYNIQYVAQKAIKESVLADHLAHQPVEDYQPLKFDFPDEDIMVVKDVEASELEEEPEPNEHWNLMFDGASNAIGHGIGAVLMSPKNFHLPFTAKLYFTCTNNMAEYEACILELEEAIELKIKVLEVFGDSTLVIHQIIGDWEMRHANLIPYRDYML, from the coding sequence atgttgttatcagaatacAATATCCAATACGTTgcacaaaaggccatcaaagaAAGCGTActagcagaccatcttgctcaccaGCCGGTAGAGGATTACCAACCTTTGAAGTtcgacttcccagatgaggacatcatggttgTCAAGGATGTTGAAGCCTCTGAACTCGAGGAGGAACCTGAACCAAATGAACACTGGAATCTCATGTTCGACGGCGCTTCAAATGCAATAGGTCATGGAATTGGAGCAGTAttgatgtctcccaagaattttCATTTACCATTCACTGCGAAGCTTTACTTTACCTGCACGaacaacatggctgagtatgaagcctgcatATTGGAGCtagaagaagctattgagttaAAGATTAAAGTACTTGAGGTATTCGGAGACTCCACTCTAGTGATACATCAGATCATAGGTGATTGGGAAATGAGACATGCTaatttaattccataccgggattatatGCTGTAG